One Brachyspira suanatina DNA segment encodes these proteins:
- a CDS encoding iron-containing alcohol dehydrogenase, with amino-acid sequence MQSFIYNNPTKVIFGKDTENMTAKEIKKLGCKKIFIVYGTKSVKESGLLEKIENIIKEENIEYEMFGGVKANPTLSHAREGVKKSIAFKSDFILGIGGGSVIDTAKAIAHGTANPDTDIWEFWTKSKTLEKSLPIGCVLTISAAGSETSNSAVLTNEETLDKRGLPTEFNRPKFAIMNPCLTFTLPYYQVACGIVDMLMHTFDRYFGDSENSVNGDNNQTTDAIAEAVLRTIFKNGLIAMKDKTDYDAMSELMWCGSLSHNTLTGLGLTFDFIVHKFGHELSAKFDCAHGASLSVMWGPWAKYCLKDKKERFIQYSKNVWNIDDDTGLKGIEKTIEYFKQINMPTNFTELGVGIQSEEVLQDLTRRCIKDGKLEFKHFRALNKEDVYNIFKMANV; translated from the coding sequence CATATATAATAATCCAACAAAAGTAATATTTGGAAAAGATACAGAAAACATGACAGCTAAAGAAATAAAAAAGCTAGGCTGTAAAAAAATATTTATAGTTTATGGTACAAAAAGCGTAAAAGAAAGCGGATTATTAGAAAAAATAGAAAATATAATTAAAGAAGAAAATATAGAATATGAAATGTTTGGAGGAGTAAAAGCCAATCCTACATTATCTCATGCTAGAGAAGGGGTAAAAAAATCTATAGCTTTTAAATCAGACTTTATACTTGGCATAGGAGGAGGAAGCGTAATCGATACTGCTAAAGCAATAGCACATGGTACAGCTAATCCGGATACTGATATATGGGAGTTTTGGACAAAATCAAAAACTTTAGAAAAAAGTCTTCCTATAGGATGTGTTCTTACCATATCAGCTGCAGGAAGTGAAACAAGCAATTCTGCCGTACTTACTAATGAAGAAACTCTTGATAAAAGGGGACTTCCTACAGAATTTAATCGTCCTAAATTTGCTATAATGAATCCATGCTTAACTTTTACATTACCTTATTATCAAGTAGCATGCGGAATAGTTGACATGCTTATGCATACATTTGATAGATATTTCGGAGACAGTGAAAATTCAGTAAATGGTGATAACAATCAAACAACAGATGCGATTGCCGAAGCTGTTTTAAGAACTATTTTTAAAAACGGCTTAATAGCTATGAAAGATAAAACTGATTATGATGCTATGAGCGAACTAATGTGGTGCGGAAGTTTATCTCATAATACTTTAACAGGACTAGGACTTACTTTCGATTTTATAGTACATAAATTCGGACATGAATTGAGTGCAAAATTTGATTGTGCACATGGAGCAAGTCTTTCTGTGATGTGGGGACCTTGGGCTAAATACTGTTTAAAAGACAAAAAAGAAAGATTCATTCAATATTCAAAAAATGTTTGGAATATAGATGATGATACAGGACTTAAAGGAATAGAAAAAACTATAGAATATTTCAAGCAAATAAATATGCCTACCAACTTTACGGAATTAGGAGTGGGAATACAAAGTGAAGAAGTTTTACAAGATTTAACAAGAAGATGCATCAAAGATGGTAAGTTAGAGTTTAAACATTTCAGAGCTTTAAATAAAGAAGATGTTTATAATATTTTCAAAATGGCTAATGTTTAA